The Nocardia higoensis genome has a segment encoding these proteins:
- a CDS encoding flavin-containing monooxygenase encodes MGSGPSVLVIGAGFGGIGVAVELQRNGFDDVVVLERASDLGGVWRENTYPGAACDVPSPLYSYSFEPKPDWPQRYSGQAAIHDYLRGVARRHGLLDRIRFGAQVTEAVFDERPDGAAARANGGGAVAGADTAAPGAGRWTVRTAEGNTYVADVLVSAVGQLSRPAMPDIPGVDTFTGAAFHSALWDHDVDLTGKRVACIGTGASAVQYIPRIQPRVEHLTVFQRSAAWVLPKFDTDYTPVQHTLFARIPGMLSAERLGWWTLAEVSSLGLVDAPWIASLVSRIAARHLRKQVPDPALRAKLTPDYPIACKRVLFSGDYFPALTQPNVTVATEAITEITPTGVRTADGTVHEADVIIYGTGFKGTEFLWPMRVRGRGGRELSAAWAEGAHAFYGMTVPGFPNMFMVYGPNTNLGVGSIIAMIETQARYIRQAVELLADRPGHVIEVDAAREERFNRELRERLDRSPWNFCSSWYRDAAGRITNNWPGTVTSYRRRVRTLDPDDYLLTPAS; translated from the coding sequence ATGGGTTCAGGTCCTTCGGTGCTCGTCATCGGCGCCGGCTTCGGCGGCATCGGCGTGGCTGTCGAGTTGCAGCGCAACGGTTTCGACGATGTCGTCGTTCTCGAGCGGGCCAGCGACCTCGGTGGGGTGTGGCGGGAGAACACCTATCCCGGCGCGGCCTGTGATGTGCCCTCGCCGCTGTACTCCTATTCCTTCGAGCCCAAGCCGGATTGGCCTCAGCGCTACTCCGGTCAGGCCGCCATCCACGATTACCTGCGTGGTGTCGCACGCAGACACGGCCTGCTCGACCGCATCCGATTCGGTGCGCAGGTCACCGAGGCCGTCTTCGACGAACGGCCCGACGGGGCAGCAGCCCGCGCGAACGGCGGCGGTGCCGTCGCGGGCGCGGACACCGCGGCCCCCGGTGCCGGGCGGTGGACGGTGCGGACGGCCGAGGGGAACACCTACGTGGCCGATGTGCTCGTCTCGGCGGTGGGGCAGTTGTCGCGCCCCGCCATGCCCGACATCCCCGGGGTGGACACGTTCACCGGAGCCGCCTTCCACTCGGCGCTGTGGGATCACGATGTCGATCTCACCGGAAAACGGGTGGCGTGCATCGGGACAGGGGCCAGTGCCGTCCAGTACATCCCCCGGATCCAGCCGCGGGTCGAGCATCTGACGGTGTTCCAGCGCAGCGCGGCCTGGGTGCTGCCCAAGTTCGACACCGATTACACACCGGTGCAGCACACGCTGTTCGCGAGGATTCCCGGCATGCTCTCGGCGGAACGGCTCGGCTGGTGGACGCTGGCGGAGGTGTCCTCGCTGGGGCTGGTGGACGCGCCGTGGATCGCCTCGCTGGTGAGCAGGATCGCGGCAAGGCATCTGCGCAAACAGGTCCCCGATCCGGCGTTGCGGGCGAAGCTCACGCCCGACTATCCGATCGCCTGCAAGCGAGTCCTGTTCTCCGGGGATTACTTTCCCGCGCTCACCCAGCCGAATGTCACCGTGGCGACCGAGGCGATCACCGAGATCACCCCGACCGGCGTGCGCACCGCCGACGGGACGGTGCACGAGGCCGACGTGATCATCTACGGCACCGGCTTCAAGGGCACCGAATTCCTGTGGCCGATGCGGGTGCGCGGGCGGGGCGGGCGCGAACTCTCGGCGGCGTGGGCCGAGGGCGCGCACGCCTTCTACGGCATGACGGTGCCGGGCTTCCCCAACATGTTCATGGTCTACGGGCCCAACACCAATCTGGGTGTCGGCTCGATCATCGCCATGATCGAGACGCAGGCGCGCTATATCCGTCAGGCCGTCGAACTGCTCGCCGACCGACCGGGACACGTCATCGAGGTCGATGCCGCGCGGGAGGAGCGGTTCAACCGGGAACTGCGGGAGCGGCTCGATCGCTCACCGTGGAACTTCTGCTCGAGCTGGTACCGCGATGCCGCCGGGCGCATCACCAACAACTGGCCGGGCACGGTCACCAGCTACCGCCGTCGGGTCCGCACGCTCGACCCCGACGACTACCTTCTGACGCCCGCG
- a CDS encoding phosphodiesterase, translated as MTQLFREFFAGAARLRHARVFHPNGLPLSGRLHPEPEVEDLFGEGERAVLARMSKGIGTPSGLPDVLGLALRVLDRDDKPFDLALATTGEGVLGRYFLTPARGWRSARYGSLMPYRLGDRSPVWLFAEPEPGLPSSSSLDDLEEHVRTTPIEYTLSAAGLIGRPRKIARVTLHPVDAGDYRTDFFDPVMNHPDDVRLLPEVVGRVRELAYSGSREGRGQHP; from the coding sequence ATGACCCAGCTCTTCCGTGAGTTCTTCGCGGGCGCGGCCCGACTCCGGCACGCGCGCGTCTTCCATCCCAACGGTCTGCCGCTGTCGGGCAGGCTGCACCCCGAGCCCGAGGTCGAAGACCTGTTCGGCGAGGGTGAACGCGCTGTACTCGCGCGCATGTCCAAGGGCATCGGCACACCGTCCGGACTCCCCGATGTGCTGGGGCTGGCGCTGCGGGTGCTCGATCGCGACGACAAACCGTTCGATCTCGCGCTGGCCACCACCGGCGAAGGCGTGCTCGGCCGCTACTTCCTCACCCCGGCGCGCGGCTGGCGCAGCGCCCGCTACGGCAGTCTGATGCCCTATCGGCTCGGCGACCGATCCCCGGTCTGGCTGTTCGCCGAGCCGGAGCCGGGTCTGCCCTCCTCTTCGTCGCTGGACGATCTCGAGGAGCACGTGCGCACGACGCCGATCGAATACACCCTGTCGGCGGCGGGCCTGATCGGACGGCCCCGCAAGATCGCCCGGGTCACCCTGCATCCGGTCGACGCCGGCGACTACCGCACCGACTTCTTCGATCCGGTGATGAACCATCCCGACGACGTGCGTCTCCTGCCCGAGGTCGTCGGCCGCGTGCGCGAGCTGGCCTATTCCGGCAGCCGGGAGGGGCGCGGCCAGCACCCGTGA
- a CDS encoding metallophosphoesterase, translating to MILVAQVSDTHFDLGTRNARRAEKVMDFLADLPRRPDAILHTGDITESGSAAQYAEARAALKSDIPVYSIPGNHDERVAFRTELLGIEASADPIHHVHRIGELTVIMLDTTVPGEPGGRIDEQSYDWLRGVLAETSAHAPIVLAMHHPPVRLHSPIVDDIALAEPGRLAELVTSDARIRAVLAGHAHSSAVTLFAGRPLLVAPSTSSVLSGAWELRPPDRVMDYSPDPAVALHVFDETGAITTHFRTVPMNGCTGAPLS from the coding sequence ATGATCCTGGTAGCGCAGGTCAGCGACACCCATTTCGACCTCGGCACCCGCAACGCCCGACGGGCCGAGAAGGTGATGGACTTCCTGGCCGACCTGCCGCGCAGGCCCGACGCGATCCTGCATACCGGTGACATCACCGAGTCCGGCAGCGCCGCGCAGTACGCCGAGGCGCGCGCCGCGTTGAAGTCCGACATCCCCGTCTATTCCATTCCCGGTAATCACGACGAGCGGGTCGCCTTCCGCACCGAACTGCTCGGCATCGAAGCCTCCGCCGATCCGATCCATCACGTCCACCGCATCGGCGAGCTGACGGTGATCATGCTGGACACGACCGTCCCCGGCGAGCCAGGCGGGCGGATCGACGAGCAGAGCTACGACTGGCTGCGCGGCGTCCTCGCCGAGACGTCCGCGCACGCGCCGATCGTGCTGGCCATGCATCATCCGCCGGTGCGCCTGCACAGTCCCATCGTCGACGACATCGCGCTCGCCGAGCCGGGCAGGCTGGCCGAACTGGTGACGTCCGATGCGCGGATCCGCGCTGTTCTCGCAGGTCACGCCCACTCTTCGGCGGTCACCCTGTTCGCCGGTCGGCCTCTGCTGGTCGCGCCGAGCACCTCGTCGGTGCTGAGCGGCGCGTGGGAGCTGCGGCCACCGGACCGGGTGATGGACTATTCCCCCGATCCGGCCGTCGCTCTGCATGTCTTCGACGAAACCGGGGCGATCACGACGCATTTCCGCACCGTGCCGATGAACGGATGCACGGGCGCGCCGCTGTCCTGA
- a CDS encoding RNA pseudouridine synthase produces the protein MDAGVETDWSRLRERYLLAEDAAVLALNKPAGISVTGERHDTDIVESAAAAGETLYPVHRIDKVTSGLVLLAKDLGAHGMLTRQFAKRTAEKAYLAVVEGVELPDRGVIELPLSVGRKNRVRIAAPRESIRSADGRWFVDEADLLPTKNYPSRTEFTTLARTGGRAVLALRPVTGRRHQIRVHLAWIGHAIVGDPLFGRSGLPRAHLHSWRLRLDAPWRDPAVLDLIAPPGADFWSAVPELDDPAALLDPDAPIGS, from the coding sequence GTGGATGCCGGAGTGGAAACGGACTGGTCGCGGCTGCGGGAGCGGTACCTGCTCGCCGAGGACGCGGCGGTGCTCGCGCTGAACAAGCCCGCGGGCATCTCGGTGACCGGGGAACGCCACGACACCGACATCGTGGAATCGGCCGCCGCGGCGGGCGAGACGTTGTATCCGGTGCACCGCATCGACAAGGTCACCTCGGGGCTGGTGCTGCTGGCCAAGGACCTCGGCGCGCACGGCATGCTGACCAGGCAGTTCGCCAAGCGCACGGCGGAGAAGGCGTACCTGGCGGTGGTCGAGGGGGTCGAGCTGCCCGATCGCGGCGTCATCGAGCTGCCGCTGAGCGTCGGGCGCAAGAATCGGGTGCGCATCGCCGCGCCGCGCGAGTCCATCCGGTCGGCGGACGGGCGCTGGTTCGTCGACGAGGCCGATCTGCTGCCCACCAAGAACTACCCGTCGCGCACCGAGTTCACGACCCTGGCCCGCACCGGCGGCCGGGCGGTGCTGGCCCTGCGCCCGGTGACCGGGCGCAGACATCAGATCCGGGTGCACCTGGCCTGGATCGGGCACGCGATCGTCGGCGATCCGCTGTTCGGCAGGTCCGGGCTGCCGCGCGCGCACCTGCACTCGTGGCGGCTGCGTTTGGACGCCCCCTGGCGCGATCCGGCCGTGCTCGATCTGATCGCGCCCCCGGGGGCGGACTTCTGGTCGGCGGTGCCCGAACTCGACGACCCGGCCGCCCTGCTCGATCCCGACGCGCCGATCGGCTCCTGA
- a CDS encoding adenylate/guanylate cyclase domain-containing protein — MASSQQQHSELVQSVVESYLLGGERKYDRHQVAEHSGVAPGVSRRLWTALGFPANDDSAVDYTEGDVEAVRKFRSMSVVGGADLRSQAAAARTIGQGMARLAEWQADLVLAEIYTRMAAEGDSPENVRRISEETMTALADLLSYTWRRHLAAALNRSFDGAVTPLNEDSTRELAVGFADMVGYTRLTRHLHPDELSTLLEAFESTTTAAITEHGGWVIKNVGDEVMFAAETARAAAHIALDIQESTMLVGSTPELRVAVAYGPVLQRFGDLYGTVVNIAARLTGVARPGTVLVDDGAEEKLRDDPEFKVRHLRSVRLRGFNRLRPHLIRRA; from the coding sequence ATGGCGTCGTCGCAACAGCAGCATTCCGAGCTGGTCCAGTCGGTGGTGGAGTCCTATCTCCTGGGTGGCGAGCGCAAATACGACCGACATCAGGTCGCCGAGCATTCCGGGGTGGCGCCCGGGGTATCGCGCAGGCTGTGGACCGCGCTGGGCTTTCCCGCCAACGACGACAGCGCCGTCGACTACACCGAGGGCGATGTGGAGGCGGTGCGGAAGTTCCGGTCGATGAGCGTGGTCGGCGGCGCGGATCTGCGGTCCCAGGCGGCGGCGGCGCGCACCATCGGTCAGGGGATGGCGCGGCTGGCGGAATGGCAGGCGGACCTGGTGCTCGCCGAGATCTACACCCGGATGGCCGCCGAGGGCGACTCCCCGGAGAATGTCCGCCGCATCTCCGAGGAGACGATGACCGCGCTCGCGGATCTGCTCTCCTACACCTGGCGCAGGCACCTGGCCGCGGCGCTGAACCGTTCGTTCGACGGCGCGGTCACCCCGCTCAACGAGGACTCGACCAGGGAACTGGCCGTCGGATTCGCCGACATGGTCGGCTACACCCGGCTCACCAGGCACCTGCATCCCGACGAATTGTCCACGCTGCTGGAGGCTTTCGAGTCCACCACGACGGCAGCCATCACCGAGCACGGTGGGTGGGTGATCAAGAACGTCGGCGACGAGGTCATGTTCGCCGCCGAGACCGCGCGCGCCGCCGCGCACATCGCGCTCGACATCCAGGAGTCGACGATGCTGGTGGGCTCCACCCCGGAACTGCGGGTGGCGGTGGCCTACGGGCCGGTGCTGCAGCGATTCGGCGACCTGTACGGGACGGTGGTCAACATCGCGGCCAGGCTGACCGGCGTGGCCAGGCCCGGCACAGTGCTCGTCGACGACGGCGCCGAGGAGAAACTGCGCGACGATCCGGAGTTCAAGGTGCGGCATCTGCGCAGTGTCCGGCTGCGCGGGTTCAACCGGCTGCGCCCGCATCTGATCCGCCGGGCCTGA
- a CDS encoding dihydrofolate reductase family protein, which produces MRELVYYAAVSLDGRIAGPKGEADFFYVPLTDEKRSAAYHAWIAEHFPDVTPTPFREQSGLADVPNVRFDTVLMGLGTYRAAYDEGITSPYAHLRQYVVSSSLGDIGEPAVTVVGHDPIALVRELKKEDSDKAIWLCGGGQLAGTLLPEIDRLVLKSYPMLAGAGIGLIDGGFDPTLFAPVDRQAFDNGVTVTEFVRA; this is translated from the coding sequence ATGCGAGAGCTCGTGTACTACGCGGCGGTCAGCCTCGACGGCCGTATCGCCGGGCCGAAGGGAGAGGCCGACTTCTTCTACGTCCCCTTGACCGACGAGAAGCGCTCCGCCGCCTACCACGCGTGGATCGCGGAGCACTTCCCCGACGTCACGCCCACCCCGTTCCGCGAGCAGTCCGGGCTCGCCGATGTGCCGAACGTGCGGTTCGACACCGTGCTCATGGGGCTCGGGACCTACCGGGCGGCCTACGACGAGGGCATCACCAGCCCGTACGCGCATCTGCGCCAATACGTGGTGTCGAGCAGCCTCGGCGATATCGGCGAGCCGGCGGTGACGGTCGTCGGCCACGACCCGATCGCGCTGGTGCGTGAGCTGAAGAAGGAGGACAGCGACAAGGCGATCTGGCTGTGCGGCGGCGGACAGCTCGCGGGCACGTTGCTGCCGGAGATCGACCGTCTGGTGCTCAAGTCCTACCCGATGCTGGCGGGGGCGGGAATCGGTCTGATCGACGGCGGATTCGATCCCACGCTGTTCGCCCCGGTGGACCGGCAGGCGTTCGACAACGGGGTGACGGTCACCGAGTTCGTCCGCGCCTGA
- a CDS encoding mycofactocin-coupled SDR family oxidoreductase: MGGRLEGRVAFVTGAARGQGRAHAVRLAGEGADIIAVDLCAPLPEAVPYDSSTPDDLAETVALVEATGRKIVAKAADVRDIDALRAVVDEGFTAFGRLDVIVANAGICIPEPWDTITPQSFRDVVDTNVTGTWNTVMAGAHRIIEGGRGGSIILIGSAAGVAMQPFMVHYTASKHAVTGMARAFAAELGKHSIRVNSVAPGPVATPMGSGDMVGALVRAGRTNELLAKMNTPMLPDGVAMPEDIADTVAWLASDEARLVTAASISVDLGASQY; encoded by the coding sequence GTGGGTGGTCGGCTGGAGGGCAGGGTCGCGTTCGTCACCGGCGCCGCGCGCGGACAGGGACGCGCGCACGCGGTCCGGCTCGCCGGGGAAGGCGCCGACATCATCGCCGTCGACCTGTGCGCGCCGCTGCCGGAGGCCGTGCCCTACGACTCCTCGACGCCCGACGACCTCGCCGAAACCGTCGCACTGGTGGAGGCCACCGGGCGCAAGATCGTCGCGAAGGCCGCCGACGTGCGCGATATCGACGCGCTGCGGGCGGTCGTCGACGAAGGGTTTACGGCGTTCGGCAGGCTCGACGTGATCGTCGCCAACGCGGGCATCTGCATTCCGGAACCGTGGGACACCATCACGCCGCAGTCGTTCCGCGATGTCGTCGACACCAATGTCACCGGCACCTGGAACACCGTCATGGCGGGCGCGCACCGGATCATCGAAGGCGGGCGCGGCGGATCGATCATCCTCATCGGCTCGGCGGCCGGGGTGGCCATGCAGCCGTTCATGGTGCACTACACCGCCAGTAAGCACGCGGTCACCGGCATGGCGCGCGCGTTCGCCGCCGAACTCGGCAAGCACTCCATCCGCGTCAACAGCGTGGCTCCGGGGCCGGTGGCGACGCCGATGGGTTCCGGCGACATGGTCGGCGCGCTCGTGCGGGCCGGTCGGACGAACGAACTGCTGGCGAAGATGAACACGCCGATGCTGCCCGACGGCGTCGCCATGCCCGAGGACATCGCCGATACCGTGGCCTGGCTCGCCAGTGACGAGGCCCGGTTGGTCACCGCGGCCAGCATCTCCGTCGACCTGGGCGCATCCCAGTACTGA
- a CDS encoding metallophosphoesterase yields the protein MGRVVGLLIVAVMVGLVAGLHWYVWRRLVRDSTVAGSIGRRAGTAVIVVGGLFMVGTMATRIDMVPFGVVRVVATVGYLWAAVLIYLLLGVLVGEVLRPLMVGWANRRGGSGAAAARTAAARREADPEAPMGAEATAPTARTGAAGTAETTAEATSPAIVENTHAPAESAGSRAVSRRMFVSGGLAGATAVAAVATVGAGTYGVLKGPAVNRVTVPLRRLPAEASGFRITLVSDLHLGPSLGRGFARTVVDTVNRTRPDLIAVAGDLVDGTVADLREHVAPLADLRAPHGVYFCMGNHEYYSGPDEWIAYLPNLGIRVLFNERAELPWFDIAGVDDLAAEAYDRAPDFDAALGGRDTSKPCVLLAHQPSLVHDAVDHGVDLQLSGHTHGGQMFPANLIAALANPTLAGLERYGDTQLYVTRGAGAWGPPVRVGAPSDIAVIELVPDN from the coding sequence GTGGGCAGAGTGGTGGGGTTGCTGATCGTCGCTGTGATGGTCGGCCTCGTGGCGGGATTGCACTGGTACGTGTGGCGACGGCTGGTGCGCGACAGCACGGTGGCCGGGTCGATCGGGCGGCGCGCCGGGACCGCGGTGATCGTGGTCGGCGGGCTGTTCATGGTGGGCACGATGGCGACGCGGATCGACATGGTGCCGTTCGGAGTGGTGCGCGTGGTGGCCACGGTCGGGTATCTGTGGGCCGCGGTGCTGATCTATCTGCTGCTCGGGGTGCTGGTGGGGGAGGTTCTCCGTCCGCTGATGGTGGGGTGGGCGAACCGGCGGGGTGGGTCGGGCGCGGCTGCGGCCCGCACCGCAGCGGCGAGACGGGAGGCAGACCCCGAGGCACCGATGGGCGCCGAGGCGACAGCACCGACCGCGCGGACCGGTGCCGCCGGTACCGCTGAGACCACGGCGGAAGCGACGTCCCCGGCGATCGTCGAGAACACCCACGCGCCAGCCGAGAGCGCCGGGTCGCGGGCGGTGTCGCGAAGGATGTTCGTCAGCGGGGGGCTGGCCGGCGCGACGGCGGTGGCGGCGGTGGCCACGGTCGGCGCGGGCACGTACGGGGTGCTGAAAGGCCCGGCCGTCAATCGGGTGACCGTGCCGCTGCGGCGGCTGCCCGCCGAGGCGTCCGGGTTCCGCATCACCCTGGTCAGCGATCTGCACCTCGGTCCGTCGCTGGGCCGCGGTTTCGCGCGGACGGTGGTCGACACCGTGAACCGCACCCGGCCGGATCTGATCGCCGTCGCGGGCGACCTGGTCGACGGAACCGTCGCGGACCTGCGCGAACACGTAGCGCCGCTGGCGGACCTGCGCGCGCCGCACGGCGTCTACTTCTGTATGGGCAATCACGAGTACTACTCCGGCCCGGACGAGTGGATCGCGTATCTGCCGAACCTCGGCATCCGCGTCCTGTTCAACGAGCGCGCCGAACTCCCCTGGTTCGACATCGCCGGGGTGGACGACCTCGCCGCCGAGGCCTACGACCGCGCCCCCGACTTCGATGCCGCGCTCGGCGGTCGCGACACCTCGAAGCCCTGCGTGCTGCTGGCCCACCAGCCCTCGCTCGTCCACGACGCCGTCGATCACGGCGTGGACCTGCAACTGTCCGGTCACACCCACGGCGGCCAGATGTTCCCCGCGAATCTGATCGCCGCCCTGGCGAATCCGACGCTCGCCGGACTGGAGCGCTACGGCGACACCCAGCTCTACGTGACTCGCGGTGCGGGCGCGTGGGGTCCGCCGGTGCGCGTCGGGGCGCCCTCCGACATCGCCGTCATCGAGCTCGTCCCGGACAACTGA
- the istB gene encoding IS21-like element helper ATPase IstB, translating to MSEISKVELYAAIREDLRAGMSKRAIERKHGVGWRTVAKATESVLPGPRKEYPPRPQKLDPYKPFIDDILRGDLEGPPRQRHTATRIYQRLRAEQGMADVSYQRVSAYIRERRPQLRAEQVTARRRTGRLVGTAGFPRLKTLRDFDFGANPSVDPAVIRALTGCDWVREGRPLCLTGEAGTGKTHLLIALGAEAAKAGFRVRYTLATELVTALAEAADRNRLSRIIGRYRGVDLLCIDELGYTALDRRGAELLFQVLTERDEKKSVAIASNRSIVHWSEVFPDARLRAAIIDRLTFGGTVVDTGTRSYRRARAESGMLAD from the coding sequence ATGTCAGAGATCTCGAAAGTCGAACTGTACGCGGCGATCCGGGAGGATCTCCGTGCGGGTATGTCCAAGCGCGCCATCGAACGCAAGCACGGCGTCGGATGGCGCACTGTGGCGAAGGCCACGGAGTCGGTGCTCCCCGGGCCGCGCAAAGAGTATCCCCCGCGTCCCCAGAAGCTGGATCCCTACAAGCCGTTCATCGACGACATCCTGCGCGGTGATCTGGAAGGTCCGCCACGGCAACGGCATACGGCCACCCGGATCTATCAGCGTCTGCGCGCCGAGCAGGGCATGGCCGATGTGTCGTATCAGCGGGTCAGCGCCTATATCCGCGAACGCAGGCCGCAACTGCGCGCGGAGCAGGTGACCGCTCGCCGCCGCACCGGCCGCCTCGTCGGCACGGCCGGCTTTCCGCGCCTGAAAACGCTGCGTGACTTCGATTTCGGTGCCAATCCGAGCGTCGACCCGGCGGTGATCCGCGCCCTCACCGGGTGCGACTGGGTGCGAGAAGGACGGCCGCTGTGCTTGACCGGCGAGGCGGGCACAGGAAAGACCCATCTGCTGATCGCCCTGGGTGCCGAAGCGGCGAAAGCGGGCTTCCGGGTCCGATACACCTTGGCTACCGAACTGGTCACCGCGCTGGCCGAAGCCGCCGACCGAAACCGGCTCTCGCGCATCATCGGCCGCTATCGAGGCGTCGACCTGCTCTGCATCGACGAACTCGGTTACACCGCACTCGACCGGCGCGGTGCCGAACTGCTGTTCCAGGTCCTCACCGAACGCGACGAGAAGAAGTCGGTCGCGATCGCGTCCAACCGCAGCATCGTCCACTGGTCCGAAGTCTTCCCCGACGCGCGGCTCCGCGCCGCCATCATCGACCGGCTCACCTTCGGCGGCACCGTCGTCGACACCGGAACCCGGAGCTATCGCCGGGCTCGCGCCGAGTCCGGCATGCTCGCCGACTGA
- a CDS encoding IPT/TIG domain-containing protein, translating to MPISPSQGTTGGGTTVTITGTNLGSATAVRFGSKTATITDNTETSVTVVSPSGAGPVPVTVSTPGGIAGPLTFYYIGPPFKASLSPAAGVVTGGDTVTITGIGLSTAQSVAFGAESVEPTVVNDGELTVTVPAGAAAGVVGVTVTTAGGSTNGLSYTYVDAPSVGTPFPTSGSVGGGTAVTIPGTGLTTTTSVTFGGVPAPFAVLSDAQVVAVSPANPAGTVDIVVTTAGGSDTAAGAFTYTAL from the coding sequence ATGCCCATCTCTCCTTCCCAGGGAACCACCGGCGGCGGCACCACTGTCACCATCACCGGCACCAACCTGGGCTCCGCGACGGCCGTTCGCTTCGGCTCCAAGACGGCCACCATCACCGACAACACCGAGACCTCGGTGACGGTCGTCTCCCCGTCGGGGGCGGGCCCGGTCCCGGTGACCGTCAGCACGCCGGGCGGTATCGCCGGGCCGCTGACGTTCTACTACATCGGCCCGCCGTTCAAAGCGAGCCTGTCGCCGGCGGCGGGCGTCGTCACGGGCGGCGACACGGTAACCATCACCGGAATCGGCTTGAGCACAGCCCAATCCGTGGCTTTCGGAGCCGAGTCCGTGGAGCCGACAGTGGTGAACGACGGTGAGCTGACGGTGACCGTGCCCGCGGGCGCCGCGGCCGGGGTCGTCGGGGTCACCGTCACCACGGCGGGCGGGTCGACCAACGGCCTCTCGTACACCTATGTGGACGCACCCAGCGTCGGGACCCCCTTTCCCACTTCGGGTTCGGTCGGGGGCGGTACCGCGGTGACCATCCCCGGCACCGGCCTGACCACCACCACGTCTGTGACTTTCGGTGGCGTCCCGGCGCCGTTCGCCGTCCTGTCCGACGCCCAGGTCGTCGCGGTCAGCCCGGCGAATCCGGCCGGAACCGTCGACATCGTGGTCACCACCGCCGGTGGCAGCGACACCGCGGCCGGTGCCTTCACCTACACCGCTCTCTGA